Proteins from one Triticum aestivum cultivar Chinese Spring chromosome 7A, IWGSC CS RefSeq v2.1, whole genome shotgun sequence genomic window:
- the LOC123148607 gene encoding probable bifunctional riboflavin biosynthesis protein RIBA 1, chloroplastic codes for MAPSIAPPSSPSCLRGKLFTRFTGTNSQPINSVLRCDISVSPTLASNSLRRTSSLHLANNNRTKSFHVCHAGVDPSERIVINGQASPSKTVQADAAALGTIAADMAPVVDGFSADDDELDLDLPTEGFSSIPEAIEDIRQGKYVIVVDDEDRENEGDLIMAASTVTPEAMAFIVRHGTGIVCVSMKEDDLERLQLPLMVVAKENEEKLRTAFTVSVDAKEGTTTGVSAKDRANTVLALASPYSKPEDFNRPGHIFPLKYREGGVLKRAGHTEASVDLAMLAGLPPAAVLCEIVDDDDGSMALLPKLKEFAERENLKIVSIADLIRYRRKRDRLVERLCVTPLQLQWGSFESYCYRSLIDGMEHIAMIKGDVGDGQDILVRVHSECLTGDIFGSARCDCGGQLALAMTMIEKAGRGVVVYLRGHEGRGIGLGHKLRAYNLQDAGRDTVEANEDLGLPADSREYGIGAQILRDLGVRTMRLMTNNPAKYTGLKGYGLSVLGRVPLLTPITNENRRYMETKRLKMGHIYEDPPNGHTSGMSDEEQYQEDSGSEQD; via the exons TGGGAAACTCTTTACACGGTTCACTGGTACCAACAGTCAGCCCATCAATTCTGTCTTGCGCTGCGATATTTCAGTTTCACCAACTTTGGCATCAAACAGCTTAAGGAGAACCAGTTCGCTTCACTTGGCAAATAATAATCGAACCAAAAGCTTTCATGTATGTCATGCTGGGGTTGATCCTTCAGAACGTATTGTTATAAATGGTCAGGCCAGTCCATCTAAAACTGTTCAAGCTGATGCTGCTGCATTGGGGACCATAGCTGCTGACATGGCTCCTGTCGTCGATGGGTTTtcagctgatgatgatgaacttgaccTAGATTTGCCTACAGAGGGTTTCTCATCTATACCTGAAGCTATTGAAGATATTCGCCAAGGAAAA TATGTGATTGTTGTGGATGATGAAGACAGGGAGAACGAAGGAGATCTTATAATGGCAGCATCCACGGTAACACCAGAGGCTATGGCTTTCATAGTGAGGCATGGCACTGGGATTGTATGTGTCAGCATGAAGGAAGATGACCTGGAAAGACTACAACTTCCTCTTATGGTAGTGGCAAAGGAAAATGAAGAGAAGCTGCGGACAGCCTTTACTGTTTCAGTG GACGCTAAAGAGGGCACAACAACAGGGGTTTCAGCCAAGGATCGGGCAAACACAGTTCTAGCACTTGCATCTCCTTATTCTAAGCCTGAGGACTTCAACCGTCCTGGACATATCTTTCCTCTTAAATATAGAGAAGGTGGTGTCCTCAAAAGGGCTGGGCATACTGAAGCATCAGTAGACCTTGCCATGTTGGCTGGGTTACCTCCTGCTGCAGTTCTTTGTGAAATTGTTGACgatgatgatggttccatggcttTGTTGCCAAAGCTGAAAGAATTTGCAGAGAGGGAGAACCTGAAGATAGTCTCAATTGCAGACTTGATTAG ATATAGGAGAAAGAGAGACAGACTGGTAGAACGTCTTTGTGTCACACCATTACAATTACAGTGGGGGTCATTTGAATCCTATTGCTACCGATCTCTTATTGATGGGATGGAGCACATTGCAATGATCAAG GGTGATGTTGGGGATGGCCAGGATATTCTAGTGAGAGTCCATTCAGAGTGCCTAACTGGAGATATATTTGGATCGGCGAGGTGTGATTGTGGGGGCCAACTTGCCCTGGCGATGACCATGATCGAGAAGGCTGGTCGGGGTGTGGTGGTTTACCTACGTGGCCACGAAGGCAGGGGCATTGGGCTGGGTCACAAGCTCCGGGCATACAATTTACAGGATGCTGGACGGGATACTGTTGAGGCTAATGAGGATCTTGGGTTGCCTGCCGACTCCCGGGAGTACGGTATAGGCGCGCAG ATACTACGTGATCTTGGCGTCCGAACCATGAGGCTGATGACTAACAACCCGGCGAAGTACACTGGACTCAAGGGCTACGGTTTAAGTGTCCTGGGAAGAGTGCCGCTGTTGACACCAATAACTAATGAGAATCGGCGTTACATGGAAACAAAGAGGTTGAAGATGGGGCACATCTACGAAGACCCTCCTAATGGCCATACAAGTGGCATGAGTGACGAGGAGCAATATCAGGAGGATAGTGGCAGCGAACAAGATTAG